The nucleotide window AATGTACGTTATTAGCACGCTGGGATGAAGGATATAAAGAACCCTGGTTAATTGTTACGGATTTAGAACTAACACAAGCTCAGAGCTTTTGGTATGGTTTACGGGCTTGGATTGAATCAAGTTATCGAGATATAAAAAGCGATGGATGGCAGTGGCAGAAAACTCGTTTAAGAGAACCAGACCGAGCTGAAAGAATTTGGTTAGCCATGGCAATAGCAACACTCTGGACAGTAACTGTAGGGAGTGAAGAAAAGTCACATCAATCACAACAGTTCAACGAGCAACAGAATCCTGATTATCGGATAAATTCAAAATCGGAGTTAAGAAAAAAAACGAGGGAAATTTCTTGCTTTTTGCAAGGCTTAATCAACATTATTGCCGATTTAATTTGTGGTAAAACTATTTCCTTGAAGGGTTTATTTCCACGACAATCTTTTTCTCTAAATACGTCTTGAACTCTACAAGTCTTCTCTTCCTTGTCTACTTTCCTTCCTTGTCCTCCAAGTCTTGTCCCCACCCTAAGGTAAAAAACCTACACCTGTCAGGCGGGGGGAGCGGGGGAAGCAGGGGGAGATAGGGGAGTCATGTTCCAGATGTGATGCCAGAAGCATCTGTCTGTAGGGGCGGGTTTAGGGACTAATATTAATTGTTATCCCTAGCTTGGCTGCAAAACCCGCCCCGACCAAATGACATAAGACATAAGACGAATGATATAAGACATAAGACGAATAACGAATGACGAATGACGAATGACGAATTACCAAGGACTACCAACCATAGTGAACGCACTCCAGTAATAAGGATGTTGAAAGTTGCCATCTCCTAATCTGGCTAATTCTGGTGGTAACGGGACTGATTTATTACCTGCAATCAGCTGACCCCCTTGGACATAGACTTGTCCCTGCAACATTGCCAGTTGAGTTTGCTGCAGCGCTTCTGCTTTAATAGGGGCTTGTTTGAGGGTTTGATAGAGTTGGGTCATTAATCCTAGAGTTCCCTCATCACTGACATACCATAAACTTCCTACGGCTGATTTTGCGCCCGCTTGAACCGCTAATCCAGCAAACCCTAATTCCGCTTCCTCATTCCCCAATGCGGTGCGACAAGCACTGAGAACTAAGAGTTCAACGGGAGGATTATTCCAGTCTAATTGAGGTAATTGATTGAGTCGCAGCTTCCTGTCCCAAAGTTGGATATAGGAGTTATTCGGTTCTCCCGATTGGAAATTAGCATGAGTGGCTAAGTGGATAATGCCAAAAGGTTGCTGTTGACGTTGTGCTTTGAGATTTTCTAAAGTAAATGTATCGTTCAGAAAAGATTTTCCTTGCCACAGGGATTGGGTAATAGCTGATAATTCTACGGGGACAGCAGGTAAAGGTTTTTGATCCGTAAATTCTGCCGCTCCCATTGCTAAAACTTCCATGTTTTCAATGGGGGCGTAGTTGGGATTTACCAGGCTTAAACTCGGCATTAAACCAACACTGTATTTCTCAATCAAAAACTGTTGACCATCGTAAAGAGCCGCCAGAGGAATAGAGCGCAAGCCGTAGTCTACTAGGAAGGTTATGTTTTCGATACCGAGGGCTTGCAGTTCATTGTCCATGGGAGCCACTAGCCAATCATAAAGTCGTTTACCGGGAGCAATGTAGCCTTGGCGACTGCGAATATTGGTGACTTCTAAGCGAAACTGATCCGCAACGTTGAGAACTTGTTGGCGAGTAATTTCTGGAATTCGTTTGCGAATGGGTAATCCATTAGCGGTAACCAGTAGTAGTTCTAATTGGTCTTGAGGATTGCGGGTTTTGCGGGGAATATTTTGGTTTGAAGATGATGAATTTTCTGCCTGATTAGAACTATCTGGTGGGACAAAACTGATATAAAGCAGCGCGGGTTTAACTCCTGTAGTTTTCTCAATGTTGCTGAGAATATCCCGGCTTTTAGCGAGTGTGACTAGAGGAATATCTGTAGGTAAGCCTAAATAGTCTACAAATTGCCGGGTAAAGTTTTCCTCTGAGGCATCAACAGATTGGAGGGATGACTCAGAATTACCTGATGATGACGTTTCGCTGGATGAGTTGTTAGCGGGGGTGGATGGATTGCTATTCGCTTCACTGGATGGGGTTTCAGCAGAGACGGATGGATTACTACTCGTTTCGCTAGGACTAGGATTGCTGGAGTTAGTCAGTTGATTTGTCGGTTCAGAGAGAGTTGTATCGCTGGAATTATTCAGATTATCTTCTGGGTTCAGGGAATTCGTCTCACTGGTATTATCTTCTGGGTTTAAGGAATTCGTCTCACTGGTATTATCTTCAGGATTCAGGGAATTTGTTTCACTGGGATTATCTTCTGGGCGAAAAGGACTTCTTTCGTAAGTTATAATTGGAGACTCTTCCTCACCTTCAGAAATGAGTTGATCCGGATCAATCTGCCAATCAGCGTCCTCATCAAGATCAGGAGGTATTATATCAACTAGATTAATAGGGGGATCGGTTTCCGGATCAGTAAATGGAGGGGTTTCTGGATCGGTTCCCGGATCAGGAATTGGATCAGTTCTCGGATCAGTAAATGGAGGGGTTTCTGGATCAGTAATGGGTGTATTTTCGGTGATAATTAACCGCCCTTGATTCATTAACTCTTCCTCTGGGGTTATATTACCCGTTGTAATGCTGCCTCCAGCTCTTAAACTGACCGTTCCTAACTCCCCGTTTCCCTGGTTCCTCATATCTATATTACGTGTAATAATTTCATCAGCAGCGGTTAAGTCAACGTCTCCAGAATTGCCGGAATTTCCTGATAGGGTATTAGCGGTGTTGATATTGCCATTAACTGTAATACTTCCAGAACTTGCCAATACATTTATAGACCCAGCATCTCCGAATTGATTACTACTGCTAGAAATATTTTCTAATGAGATATCACCACTAGACGCTAATATATTAATATCTCCAGAATTGCTATCGACTTGATTGCTAGTATCTATATTACCGTTAACCGTAATATTTCCTGTAGCTGACAATATTACTTTGCCAGAATCATAGGCAGAATCGTTGCTAGATGTGTCAATATTATTGACGGTGATATTGCCTAGTGAAGCAGAGGTTTCAGTCGAATTAAATGTTGTATTCGAGTTGACATCGAGGAAAGGGGTAGAAGGAGAAACATTGACAGGATTATTTAATGCTGTCAATCCCGCCCGCAGAATTACGGAGGGAGAACTGGTCAAAATTTCAATATCTGGGTCATCACCCGTCAACATCGTATCGGGTCCAGTAATGGTGATGTTTCCCCCGGTAATACTACCTGTCGCTTCTATCTTTAGCGCTACCCCGTTATAATCACCAAACGTAACATCCCCATCAACGCTAATAATCGGATCGAAATAGCTGACAAAGTTACCCGGATTACCGACTAAATTGAGAATCGAGAAATGTCCCCCACTGGTAAAATGAGCATCACCTGAAATATCCCCATCACTGACTAAGCTGAGATTACCGCCACTTTGAAAAGGGGTTTGGGGATGATTTAATGCCAATATATCAATGGTGTTATTGCCTTGAATATAAAGATTACCCCCAGCTTGGGCAAGGAAAGAATGGGTTACACTATCGCGCACTCGCACCGTATCTTGTGCTAATAAATTCAAGTCACCTGTGGTTTGTAACTGACTCTCAACTAAGGTTAGGTTATGCCGTGCATATAAGGTTGCTGTCTCAGCAATAACATTTTTGGCAACAATATCTCCAGGTTCAATCGGAATACCAGACGCTGAGAGTTTTACCGTTCCGTTGCTATTGACTCCAACATCTGGAACATCAACCGAACCTGTCAGCAATTCCGGTAAAGATAGGGGATTAATAGGTGCATCTCCCGCTGGAACTTCTAGACTTAACAAATGTCCAGGTTGACTGAGGCGAACTGTACTCTCACCGGGAACTGTGGTAATGGTAATTTGTCCCTTAGGGGCTTCCAAGTTACCTGTACTCACCACTGTACCACCAACGAAGTTTAAATCTTTGCCAACCTCCAAATTCCCCCCATTGACAATCGCCCCAGGGTTAGATGTGTTGAACGTAAAAGCATTGGGTTGACCGACAAGAGAGGTATAATCATTAGACGCGATCGCACTAAACCAATTCTCCCCAAACCCAATCCCTGTCGCTGTCGTTGCCGTAAAAGATGCAGGTACATCTAACCGGGCATTTTGACCAAACACAATCCCCGCCGGATTCATCAAGAACAGATTGGAATTGCCCCCCGTTACCTGAATCAACCCATTAATTAGTGAAGCATTTCCCCCCGTCACACGGGATAAAATATTCTGAATAGTGGGATTAGAAATGAAATTAGCAGTCTGGTTTGCGTCTAAGCCAAACTCACTAAAATTGTGAAAAAGATTAGCGCCATCTCCAGAAGTTTGACCGCCAGTAATCGTGAATTTGTCGCCACTGGCGTCTACTTGAGTATTTGTTCCATCATTGGCTGGCACAGGTTGTGCCTCAACGCCAGTGGGAAAGAATCCTAAAACTAACGTCCATAGTAAAATGCTATTGACTTTACTATTTTCAGTTAGCCAAGTTAATAACTTGGTCAGGTGCCATCTTTCCTTAGTTAACCCCACAGCTATTTTCCTCTGATTCATGGGTCTTTGCTTGATAAATTAAGACTAAATTAAGTTGATTTAAAATTTACGTTTTATTTAAAAATTTTATGGCTTTTCGCAAAATTAATACAGTGCATTTTTATATTATATAACTATTTAGTTTAAGTTAAAAATTATGAATAAAAATCAATAATCTGTCTCAGTTATTATGTATTTATTCAATATATGCAACCCCGGTGTTTACAAATGTAATTCACTATTCAATCCTTATGATTGATTTCCGGATAATTCCCCCAGCACTATCAATAATTTAATCTATGCCTTATGTTTAGGATAGCATTGTACATTGTATGTTTGCTAAACTTCATTAAAACTTAATTGACAGAGTGTCCAAGGTGTAGATTGTGTAAATTAACTACGGTCAAAAATTAATTCCAACCAACTATGGAAAGCTTACTTAGCTTACGAGGGTACTGGCGTGGCACACAATTTGGTAGATTAGCTTGGGTTCGTAGTAAGGGAACCTTAGCCCTAGATTTTGTTTGGTTGAGCGAAGTCAAAACCCAACCTAAAACCTTAAGTCAGTACCATTCCACCTAAGCTCGTCATGCATTTCAATTGGGTATTAAGTAGCAAGCACGAT belongs to Coleofasciculus chthonoplastes PCC 7420 and includes:
- a CDS encoding CHAT domain-containing protein, with translation MNQRKIAVGLTKERWHLTKLLTWLTENSKVNSILLWTLVLGFFPTGVEAQPVPANDGTNTQVDASGDKFTITGGQTSGDGANLFHNFSEFGLDANQTANFISNPTIQNILSRVTGGNASLINGLIQVTGGNSNLFLMNPAGIVFGQNARLDVPASFTATTATGIGFGENWFSAIASNDYTSLVGQPNAFTFNTSNPGAIVNGGNLEVGKDLNFVGGTVVSTGNLEAPKGQITITTVPGESTVRLSQPGHLLSLEVPAGDAPINPLSLPELLTGSVDVPDVGVNSNGTVKLSASGIPIEPGDIVAKNVIAETATLYARHNLTLVESQLQTTGDLNLLAQDTVRVRDSVTHSFLAQAGGNLYIQGNNTIDILALNHPQTPFQSGGNLSLVSDGDISGDAHFTSGGHFSILNLVGNPGNFVSYFDPIISVDGDVTFGDYNGVALKIEATGSITGGNITITGPDTMLTGDDPDIEILTSSPSVILRAGLTALNNPVNVSPSTPFLDVNSNTTFNSTETSASLGNITVNNIDTSSNDSAYDSGKVILSATGNITVNGNIDTSNQVDSNSGDINILASSGDISLENISSSSNQFGDAGSINVLASSGSITVNGNINTANTLSGNSGNSGDVDLTAADEIITRNIDMRNQGNGELGTVSLRAGGSITTGNITPEEELMNQGRLIITENTPITDPETPPFTDPRTDPIPDPGTDPETPPFTDPETDPPINLVDIIPPDLDEDADWQIDPDQLISEGEEESPIITYERSPFRPEDNPSETNSLNPEDNTSETNSLNPEDNTSETNSLNPEDNLNNSSDTTLSEPTNQLTNSSNPSPSETSSNPSVSAETPSSEANSNPSTPANNSSSETSSSGNSESSLQSVDASEENFTRQFVDYLGLPTDIPLVTLAKSRDILSNIEKTTGVKPALLYISFVPPDSSNQAENSSSSNQNIPRKTRNPQDQLELLLVTANGLPIRKRIPEITRQQVLNVADQFRLEVTNIRSRQGYIAPGKRLYDWLVAPMDNELQALGIENITFLVDYGLRSIPLAALYDGQQFLIEKYSVGLMPSLSLVNPNYAPIENMEVLAMGAAEFTDQKPLPAVPVELSAITQSLWQGKSFLNDTFTLENLKAQRQQQPFGIIHLATHANFQSGEPNNSYIQLWDRKLRLNQLPQLDWNNPPVELLVLSACRTALGNEEAELGFAGLAVQAGAKSAVGSLWYVSDEGTLGLMTQLYQTLKQAPIKAEALQQTQLAMLQGQVYVQGGQLIAGNKSVPLPPELARLGDGNFQHPYYWSAFTMVGSPW